A region of Sparus aurata chromosome 8, fSpaAur1.1, whole genome shotgun sequence DNA encodes the following proteins:
- the fbln1 gene encoding fibulin-1 isoform X2: protein MGPCVALLLCSLCGVLLGQGAEQISMEDCCKDGQKRASDNEDCASIPLISASTTCMIVQEQCCVKVLEDNMCAVGINVAKDQGACDSLLTSTCETKTTKFCCNCCLLGKEAQANGLPCDHDLSVGSQCSKVSRVCCMEGAPDNQTTPAGQAELPNKDETKENGDSPVLSDECKGKCAHSCVGNDTCACFKGYKLKPDGSSCEDINECLLGAANCRGGERCINTEGSFRCQREVSCGTGYELTDSNNCKDIDECETGIHNCGPEFRCQNTQGSFRCLPKVKCGPGFIQDALGNCIDINECVSQTEPCHRGQVCINTVGSYICQRNSVNCGRGYHLNDDGTRCVDIDECKGAEKVCEGHGCINLLGSYRCECEPGYIFNSISRVCEDVNECRHYPGRLCAHKCENTLGSYKCSCTTGFKIAGDGRNCDDLNECESNPCSQECANVYGSYQCYCRRGYQLSDIDGMTCEDIDECALPTGGHICSYRCHNTPGSFHCSCPINGYTLAPNGRSCQDIDECVTGTHTCTENQSCFNIQGGFRCLSFDCPNNYRRVGETRCERLLCNESVECLAMPLRITYYYLTFPTNIPVFTNIFRMGPSHIMAGDDIQIAITDGNEGGFFKTEQVPTGGVMSVAKLINRPQDFELSLELRLRRYGTLSTYLAKVLVFVTQDEPRVPYNPLLE, encoded by the exons ATGGGTCCGTGTGTGgcgctgctgctctgctctctgtgcgGAGTTCTCCTCGGCCAAG GAGCGGAACAGATCTCGATGGAGGACTGCTGTAAAGATGGTCAGAAGCGTGCCAGCGATAATGAAGACTGCGCATCAATCCCTCTCATCTCTGCATCAACCACATGCAT GATAGTGCAGGAGCAGTGCTGCGTAAAAGTGCTTGAGGATAACATGTGTGCTGTCGGTATCAACGTGGCCAAAGACCAAGGCGCCTGCGATTCATTACTCACCAGCACCTGCGAGACCAAGACTACCaag TTTTGCTGTAACTGTTGTCTTCTGGGGAAGGAAGCCCAGGCAAACGGTCTACCCTGTGACCATGACCTGTCTGTAGGCTCTCAGTGTAGCAAGGTGTCACGGGTCTGCTGCATGGAGGGAGCCCCAGACAATCAGACCACACCTGCAGGACAAGCTGAAT TACCAAACAAGGATGAAACCAAGGAAAATGGAGATAGTCCAGTATTAAGTGATGAGTGCAAAG ggAAATGTGCTCATAGCTGTGTGGGCAATGACACTTGTGCCTGTTTCAAAGGCTACAAACTCAAACCGGACGGAAGCAGCTGTGAAG ATATCAACGAGTGTTTGCTGGGAGCCGCAAACTGCCGGGGAGGAGAGCGCTGCATCAACACAGAGGGCTCGTTCCGTTGCCAGAGAGAGGTCAGCTGTGGGACAGGTTATGAGCTCACTGACAGCAACAATTGCAAAG ATATTGATGAGTGTGAGACTGGTATCCATAACTGTGGCCCGGAGTTTCGGTGCCAAAACACCCAGGGGTCGTTCCGTTGTCTCCCTAAAGTCAAGTGCGGTCCTGGCTTTATCCAGGATGCCCTGGGGAACTGCATTG aTATTAATGAATGTGTTTCTCAGACGGAGCCATGCCACAGAGGACAGGTCTGTATCAACACAGTCGGCTCCTACATCTGCCAGAGAAACTCTGTCAACTGCGGCCGAGGATACCACCTCAATGATGATGGCACACGCTGTGTTG ATATCGATGAGTGTAAGGGCGCTGAGAAGGTCTGCGAGGGTCATGGTTGTATCAACCTGCTGGGCTCCTACCGCTGTGAGTGTGAGCCCGGCTACATCTTCAACAGCATCAGTCGGGTCTGTGAGG ATGTTAATGAATGCAGGCACTACCCCGGCCGCCTGTGCGCCCATAAGTGTGAGAACACTCTCGGATCCTACAAGTGTAGCTGCACCACCGGCTTCAAGATAGCCGGTGATGGCAGGAATTGTGACG ATTTGAATGAGTGTGAGAGCAATCCGTGCAGTCAAGAGTGCGCCAACGTGTACGGCTCATACCAGTGTTACTGTCGCCGTGGCTACCAGCTCAGTGACATAGATGGCATGACTTGTGAAG ACATAGATGAGTGTGCCCTGCCCACTGGAGGTCACATTTGCTCCTATCGCTGTCACAACACACCTGGCAGCTTCCACTGTTCCTGTCCAATCAATGGATACACCTTGGCTCCCAACGGACGAAGCTGCCAGG ATATTGATGAATGTgtgacaggaacacacacatgcacggaGAATCAGAGCTGCTTTAATATCCAGGGAGGATTCAGATGCCTGTCCTTCGACTGCCCGAACAACTACCGGCGTGTTGGAGAGAC TCGATGTGAACGCTTGCTTTGCAATGAGTCTGTCGAGTGCCTGGCCATGCCCCTGAGAATAACCTACTACTACCTCACCTTCCCCACCAACATCCCTGTCTTCACCAACATCTTCCGCATGGGCCCCTCCCACATCATGGCCGGCGATGACATCCAGATCGCAATCACCGATGGCAATGAGGGCGGCTTCTTCAAGACGGAGCAGGTGCCCACCGGCGGCGTCATGTCGGTGGCAAAGCTCATCAACAGGCCGCAGGACTTTGAGCTGTCTCTGGAGCTGAGGCTGCGTCGCTACGGCACGCTCAGCACGTACCTGGCTAAAGTGCTGGTGTTTGTTACCCAGGATGAGCCCAGAGTACCTTACAATCCCCTGCTAGAATAA